Sequence from the Rutidosis leptorrhynchoides isolate AG116_Rl617_1_P2 chromosome 3, CSIRO_AGI_Rlap_v1, whole genome shotgun sequence genome:
ATATCCGGGTGAGTGAAAGTCAGATATTGCAATGCCCCAGCTAAACTACGAAACAAGGTAGGGTCCGAATAACGAGGGCCAGCATTTGTACCAAGTTTACTGTTCGTGTCAACAGGCGTGCGAACAGCGTTGCAATTAACCAAATCTGCACGTTCGAGTATTTCATGAGCATACTTTGTTTGATCCAAGAAAAGACCATGTGCAGTTCGTGTAACATGAATACCCAAAAAATAACTAAGAGGACCCAAATCTTTCATTGCAAACTCGTTGGCAAGACGAAACATAATCGAGTCACGAACCGACTTGGACGAAGTAACCAAGATAATATCATCGACATAAAGTAATAAATAAGCCGTGTCATGACCATGCTGATAAATAAATAACGAGTTATCCGATTGACTGTGAGAAAAACCCATAGTTGAAACAAAGGTGGCAAAACGATGATACCACGCTCGTggagcttgtttcaagccataaagGGAACGTTTAAGAAGACATACATGATCCGGTTTGGTACGATCCCGAAAACCATAAGGTTGATGCATATAAACTGTTTCATGAAGTTCCCCATGTAAGAAAGCATTTTTAACGTCTAGTTGATTAATCAGCCAATTTTTCGATAAAGCAATAGTAAGAACAACCCGAATTGTAGCAGGTTTAACCACCGGACTAAACGTTTCATGACAATCAATAACAACGGTTTGTGTGCGACCGTCAcccaccaaacgagccttgtaacgTTCCAAAGTACCATCGGATCTAAATTTGTACCTGAAAATCCACATACTACGAATAACTTTCATATCGTTAGTTCTAGGTACAAGTATCCAAGTTTTATTTTCCATAAGGGTATCATATTCATTGGTCATGGCTTTATTCCAATTAGGATCAGAAATGGCGTCCTTAGGATTAGAAGGTAAAGGGGAGAGAGAGAGGTAGAAACGTGAAGATTAAATGGCGTTTTGGGTTTGAAGATGCAAGCCATGCCACGAGTGGTCATGAGTAGACTGAGTTAGATGGAGTTGCTGAGGCTCGACATTAGGTGGTTGAATCACGGGGTGTGAAATAATGGGATCAGTAGGTGGCGAAATATTATAAGTAGGAGTAGAAACATGGGGACCAGTAGGAGATGATGTGCGCAGGgtagtgtacgaaatagttatatttttattgctaaatatattaaatacgatacaattttacacaagttatttatttatttatagagtggatatacctaaaccttgctacaacactataggcagtgtacctaatcgtaaagtagtgtagtttttagtaagtccggttcgtccacagggaactagccaagtttaacgctatatttttaaaactatatatatatatatatatatatatatatatatatatatatatatatatatatatatatatatatatataatattattattattattataaaaaggggtttttaccgtttaatgaccggtttgttaatttgcgtaaagataaatgacgataatataaatgacagaatttaaattgcgataaagtaaattgcagtaattaaaatgacagtaaataaaggtacgatgaaatatgaaataaaagtattatgcttatttaaacttccgtaatcatgatgttcgacgtgttgattttaatttattacccgggttaattgtcctttgtcctggattatttgatacctatttggtttttatccataatagtccattggtcataattataaaatgctcgtcaaattaaccttattcccgaagtcaaatattccaactaattagggattcgaactgtaacaaggttttaatactttgttaataattacaccaggttatcgactgcgcgtaatccaaggttttaatactttgttaacaattacaccaattatccttgtatgtaatccacccctattttaatgagatatgaatattaatttacccacttgatcagaatgaataatcaattacccaacccgaataattaattaaatgatcgtaaaagatgtcgtataaacgtcactaaataggacatacataatcattttaataaatattagattaactaatttcaagataggttcgacaggttccaatgggttgtcgctcaattagacaataccccttatctattaatagtcatagtccaatgtccaaaccttaattatggtacaaaatctaataaccccgtcttaatatttagtctgacatcatgattactttggctcaaataagcataataataacttagttacgagacattaatttaaaaaggaagaacagagcttacagtggtgattaatcgcgtagcgttgcacggacagagttccgactttaaaacccgtaaaacatttcttacattaacccaactaaaccataatttattattaatcttaattataattaaaattataattataattatatattacatagagataaAGAGAGATTAAAAAAAGGtgtataactcgtccgaaaaatgctgaatttatagaatgtggcctgctacagtaactcatgcggtcgcatgagattttagtgcaaatctcatgcactcgcatgggctcatgcactcgcatgagttttatgcctatttcccatgcgatcgcatggccgtcagatccagctcacatattttttgtttgctagtttgtcgacgttatttaatataatatataatatataaataatttatataattatttaaatattatattatattcttgtgcatagttgacttgtagttttagctccgttgcgtcgcgcgttgatagttggctcaggtcccggttccgatttttcgaacgtccttgcgtactatgcgttttgtggcttgtactcttatcatttttggacgtttctcatcaataaattgaaccacttgaattatatcttgtacatttgagctttttggtcatttgcgtcttcaaatcgtcgttttcttcttttgtcttcgcacttatttatttaaacgaatattacataaaaatagaacaattgcaactaaaagctttacatattggaaggatattgtgcctaaatatatgttcatttggagcactatcaaatatccccacacttgagcgttgcttgtcctcaagcaatacagaatttgaaattaaaatcacacttcacttgaatcacttttttattctcacactttatacatcagtgattttgatatggcggtataaacaatgatagtaacgatgtggtttacagtcccacatgacttataaaatttagatccttaaggaaattggatctttataaaaacatttgatcttttgaaaattcattctagcttttaccctagataagttttccggcataacccttcaccggtgtttgcaaattgtttttgtgggttttatgagtttcagatttgaaaaatttagctcaaaacttgcggttttgtgtcacccacttgctaaccttgtattaggaaagcaacacgtccagtttactttctccgtatattacctttcggtaaactaccgtccggttgtaaaggaaagcgttgaacaagcaactgttaaggcaatgtcccttgacatgcttttgattatggtctatatcgtgtcggatgcaattactatcctttgtaggagcaatagtatagatcaccctatagtttttcggtcaggcacaaggtcctgtcttcgaccatgctatgcaaccaccgttcttacggttgacacccgatttggttcaggtgacctaatgaattccaggtgaattcctaggattttacgttcaatggtaatgaacgcattgaaaataggttttcagaaaaacaaatcggttttaattttgatcaaaatattttctcgttcaagctcgagtttaaatatcattgaattccatgagtttgttattctcaatctttaaagtcaatctcaaggattgagtaatatcaggcttaaaagctgatttttgatctttaaggagattatcctttctgggggtctgattcattagtcttatcaagctaatttgcacggtgccctcctcattttacgagacagatcctctcatggttaggataattctgaccacttggcgaccctgtttgatgctgaggtccgtggatttcctgctgattttagagatgacttttctagatttttcgtcaacctacagcttgtctggacgacaacttcctgacctaaatcaagaagcgcgtgtctttttcggaagactttacttccttttaatgatggaattgattcatcgtgtagatccatctttctttcaaatatatattacagtaaattaggtaaaactgattaaaatcgtccaaaacaaaagtacctgcaataatctgtactaaatatatgtgatatgtgttttaaagaacttggtaaattcttcccacacttagcttttatttatttattttttctttgcctttttattctcctctattccattttaaatgaattctaacattttgggttgtttctccatttatgttctctccgatgtaacaataatttcggtattatcacctagttttatcgttcataaatatgtataaacatgattttaaattcacttagttgaaaatttttcaacttttcacaaaatttggcaattatactaagtgtaaacccgagagaatttataacccttccccacacttgagatcatgcaatgcccttatttgcatgaaatcagactataattataaattcatgagggtgattagtgtagaaaagtgattaaaaatacccagtttgaaatttctaagctcgtcaaatgatagatggcgcgcctcatcattcattccttttgttgtaatttcacatatgttttgcgtcttatcatcaaaattagtagcttttgctgaacttaatgtcagtctttgaaagtgcgccgttttaccctgttttgtatataagataaactacaaacatatatataatatatatataaatatatatttcttttatataaaacctttatttattaaaacaatttaaatgaataatttttaaaattttttttccttttactttaggtagtttcggtatgtttacctagtccgtccctcgacaaaatttaaaatttgtagtttttaaagcgattgttttaaaagcaaatatttttggggttttttaatttttttggtatactttagatcaataatattaaaaataatgataacaaaatttgtcgccccgccctcgggtaaagcaatttcggttccatgacctagtcttcaacttacgatgaattttagaaatcattttttaaacttaatgaaataaagtaatttttgtttttaaattcacacaaaacttaaatttaaaaatgcatattaatttcatacaaaacctacaaaacgaaaattcagaatggggggagaaaactagttctttagtgtctgctagcggaaaagaccaatcagattccattctcgaaactacacgagaacagaacaactaactctagacagtgttttctttttagaacattcgaatctctccacacttaggtagatgtggtgtcgaaattgtgattaacttcatcgtcaatttattttggaccataatcaacttgcatatctgtgacctttgctttaagccattggtcggattcatgtgtaatatccacaaattcaactagtttcgccttttctttaggcgatagattagatactaaccggttacataacttaatgttccccttaattctagcatcgcgaatccgtttaataagtttcttcattgaactattaataacggggtcatttaatttcgtatcaacaacggggttctttgttatcaggtcatcattaggtgttacttcattttccccacacttaggcgttttattattgttaagcactaccgttggagttggtaaaacaacatggttcttaccaattggttcaacggttttggttggtggagatttagactttcgactcacaaaggtggtcgatttttcatcatcactaagtgtcattctaccctctcttacattaaataacgctccggtggacgctaagaatggtcgacctaaaattagaggaatgtttgggtcctcttctatgtcaatgacaataaattcgactagaaaggttaaataacctacttgaacgggtagattgtcagcaattccaactgggtgcctaatggtttgatcaaagagttggacactcatctctgttggacttaactcacctactcctaatctcttatataatgaaagaggcataacactcacactcgcacctaaatccgctagtgcatcatacatgacacaatcactaagtagacaaggaacaataaattcacccggatcacccaccctgggtggaggttttggtggaactgtcttcaccaaatttatctttacggtttttgtttcttgtactttcttattcttcttcttctttccagaggtatcacaaattttattacctatcacttgctcatactcaactccttttcttgaaaacgagatgggtggtctgtatggtgccaccactggctttacatactcggttggtggtggtgttgtaacttcttcattgttactcacatctaaaaccttcccatcttatggagctggtttttcagaatttgttgacaccatattaacattctcattccgaggatttacttcagtattactcggtagctttccttgttctctctcactcatcatgctagcaagagtacctacgtgtttttctagatttaaaatggaagtttattgagttcttaatgattgattaaacctctcatttatttgggtttgagatgtaataaattgtgtttgagattccattagttttgccatcatttcttctagatttgactttttctcttcggtttgttgtggtggtttatacaagccaggtttttgttgattgaaagtgttgttttgagttggttggttattcggaccttgttggttgtacgagttattattaggtccatttggattgtaaagaatgttttgatttcgattgaagtttggccttggtggttgataattattttgataattatttccctgcctttggttcatgtaggaaacattctcacgttgttccatcgtttgcttaatgtgacaatctttcattaagtgtggtccaccgcattgctcacaactgattcgtattgcgtgaatatctttattcatcttttccattcgtctttcgaaagcatctatttttgcggaaacggaatcaaagtcatggctagaataggctctagccgctttagatgatcgaaagatatctttttcctggtgccactcatgtgagtgagatgctgtgttatcaataattttgtaggcttcagttgcggttttcttcataatggaaccaccagctgttatgtcgatgtcttttcgtgtagcaacgtcgcatccttggtagaatatttgtactatttgataagtgtctaaaccatgttgcggacatcctctcaacaactttccaaatcttttccacgcctcatataatgtttcatttggcttttgcgtgaacgtaacaatttctccttgaagtctcacggctttagatgccggaaagaattgtttaagaaattttttaactaaaacatcccatgtatcaatcgccccttcaggtaatgattctaaccaatctttggcttctccctttatagtccagggaaataacatgagatagatctgttcatcctccacttctcgtattttaattagagtacagatcctattaaatgttcgaagatgttcgtttggatcttctgttggcgtaccactatattggcattgattaattaccatgtgtaggatttgtcccttgatttcataatctggcgcattaatgtgtggcttaataatggcgtgaccttagcccgtgcgtgtggctctcattcggtcttccatacttagaggttccgttacttccataattgaatttgttgaatctgaatcactagaggattctgatttaacggtttgtggttcaggaggaatgattagtggttcaggatcttggaattgtccttgaatatcctccgggttttcaattttgaattcgggttcaaaaaatggattatcaggattttgagttggagtacttggattaCTAGATGATGTTTCtagagaaaaatcaacagcgacaatgttggctagatgtcttgatcgagttacaggtggtgaacgtgtgaaaggtggtgaacgttttgctcggtgcattcacagaatatcctattagttataaaagataaaaattaattaagttatcaaattaatagacttttctgattttgcccacgtttcgaatagccaatagatgcagcaggtagccaggaccctttaaatcggaagcccacaactcgccactaacaaatccaactattactacgaaccagaaaattttggatgtctatcaatttaaccgcttaaaataatttttcgttttgaaattttagagaagaaatagaaaattctatgtcctaaaaactagagcgtagaaatgagaaagaaaaagagtgcgtcgaaaaatgtcgaaaaataaaaatcgaaaaacaaatgtcgaaaaacaaacagtcgaaaaataaaaataagaaaataaagcgtcgaaacttagaagtctaaaaactaaatattaaaagttgcgtctaaaggtattaaagcttaaaaggaaatctatatccaaaacggcaataacttaaaaggcactaaaatctatttaaaattagagcgataagtgacgtcgtagaaTTCTAAAGTGTCtcgatcttaatctaaagaaaaagcacttaagggattttacggcaaagcctaaaatctagaaatataaattaactacggcaaatactaagtttaaaactaattacgaacgaaaaatatacaaatgtttaaaatatacaaattataaaaaaatgataaacttacaatttttatataaatattatttttatattattattttataagatTATTAActcttttaatttaataaaactaaattaaaacttaatattacaaataataataaaattatatatttaattaaaaccctaaattaattaaataatattaattaaaaataaacccTATGCGTAATAAATGCTGTGATCAGAACTGTCAGggcaacccatgcgatcgcatggggttttggattttaatccatgcgatcgcatggaacacgagtccagttttttttttaaattttatattgtttttctaaaaattatatacaattatatttttacaaatatatattaaaaatatagcatttcgccgagtccccggcagcggcgccaaaaacttgatgtgtgcagggtagtgtacgaaatagttatatttttattgctaaatactattaaatacgatacaattttacacaagttatttatttatttatagagtggatatacctaaaccttgctacaacactataagcagtgtacctaatcgtaaagtagtgtagtttttagtaagtccggttcgtccacacacacacacatatatatatatatatacatatatatatatacatatatatatacatacatatatatatatatatacatatatatatatacatacatatatatatatacgtacatatatatatatatatacgtacatatatatatatatatgtatatatatatatatatatatatatatatatatatatatatatatatatatatatatatatatatatatatatatatatatatatatatatatatatataatattattattattataaaaaaggggtttttaccgtttaatgaccggtttgtcgatttgcgtaaagataaatgacgataatataaatgacagaatttaaattgcgataaagtaaattgcagtaattaaaatggcagtaaataaaggtacgatgaaatatgaaataaaagtattatgcttatttaaacttccgtaatcatgatgttcgacgtgttgattttaatttattacccgagttaattgtcctttgtcctgaattatttgatacctatttagtttttgtccataatagtccattggtcataattataaaatgctcgtcaaattaaccttattcccgaagtcaaatattccaactaattagggattcgaactgtaacaaggttttaatactttgttaataattacaccaggttattgactgcgagtaatccaaggttttaatactttgttaacaattacatcaattatcctagcatgtaatccacccctgttttaatgagatatgaatattaatttacccacttgatcagaatgaataatcaattacccaacccgaataattaattaaatgatcgtaaaagatgtcgtataaacgtcactaaataggacatacataatcattttaataattattagattaactaatttcaagataggttcgacaggttccaatgagttgtcgctcaatcagacaataccccttatctattaatagtcatagtccaatgtccacaagtgtcggtcttttgtccaaaccttaattatggtacaaaatctaataaccccgtcttaatatttaggctaacatcatgattaatttggctcaaataagcataataataacttagttacgagacattaatttaaaaaggaagaacatagcttacagtggtgattaatcgcgtagcgttgcacggacagagttccgactttaaaacccgtaaaacatttcttacattaacccaactaaaccataatttattattaatcttaattataattaaaattataattataatatgtatTAATAGAGATAAAGAGAGATTAAAAAAAAGGTGTATAACTCGtctgaaaaatgctgaatttatagaatgtggcctgctacagtaactcatgcggtcgcatgagattttagtgcaaatctcatgcactcgcatgagttttatgcctatttcccatgcgatcgcatggccgtcagattcagctcacatatttttttttgctagtttgtcgacgttatttaatataatatataatatataaataatttatataattatttaaatattatattatattcttgtgcatagttgacttgtaattttagcttcattgcgtcgcgcgttgatagttggctcagatcccggttccggtttttcgaacgtccttgcgtactatttaatatcttgtactttgcgttttgcggcttgtactcttatcatttttggacgtttctcatcaataaattgaaccacttgaattatatcttgtacatttgagctttttggtcatttgcgtcttcaaatcgtcgttttcttcttttgtcttcgcacttatttatttaaacgaatattacataaaaatagaacaattgcaactaaaagctttacatattggaaggatattgtgcataaatatatgttcatttggagcactatcaggagAATTATGAGAATCAATATGAGAGGGAGCAACAGGAGACGTGGTTGGTGGGTTATGGATAATAGAATCAGTTGGGCTTGTAAGCCCATTTGATGATGGGGCTGATTGGGCTGGCGATCTGGGCAAATCAAAATTGAAGTGAACAAATATAGGACTAATGGTGTTGCTAAGGAAACGATAATCAACAGAAGGAGAGGGCAGATTAGAGGAAAATGGAAACTTAGTTTCATCAAATAAAACATGACGAGAAATGATGAACTTTTTGGATTTGAGGTCATAGCACTTGTAACCACGATGATTTTGTGGATACCCGAGGAAAACACAAGGTGTAGAACGAGGGTGAAGCTTGTTGATGGTGGTGGAAGGAAGAAGTGGGTAACATAGACACCCAAAGATACGAAGATGATGATAAGAAGGGTTGCGGGAATAAAGTATTTGGGTAGGATTTTGATAATTGAGTAATTTAGAAGGAAGAATATTGAGAATGTAGGTGGCCATTTGAAGAGCATGATGCCAAAACGAGGGTGGAACCGAGGCGTGAGAAAGAAGAGATCTTATAATGTTGTTTATGGCTCGTATTTTACGTTCGGATTTCCCATTTTGAGAGGAAGTGTGTGGACAAGAAAAACGAAAGTCCATACCATTCATAGCACAAAGTTGATAAAAAGATTTATTTTTGTATTCGGTGCCATTATCACATTGAAAAGTTTTGATGGGCTTGTTAAATTGAGTTTGTATATATGTGCTAAAGGCAAGAAAAATATTATAAACATCGGATTTCCGGGAGATAGGAAATGTCCACAAGTAATTAGAATAATTATCAAGAAAGAAAACGTAATAACGATGACCGGATGTGCTGAAAATTGGTGAGGTCCATACATCACTATGAATAATGTCAAAAGGTGATAAAGTAGAAGAAAGTGAAGAAATAAAAGGTAACTTAATATGTTTTCCAAAAACACAAGATTGGCATAATTTAGAATCATGTTTATTATATTGGATAAAATCCTTATTTCTGAGAGAACGCAAGACATTGTCGCCCGGGTGTCCAAGATGATGATGCCATACGTTTGATGATAAAGTAATATAAGTAGATGGTGTAGTCCTCTTTATTTGTTATAGCATAGCGGAAGTGAGAGGATATAGATCGCCAGTGCTATTGCATCTAAGGATTGGGGTGCCCTTCGGGaaatccttcacagtaaaaccaaaaggatcaaaaTCAAAAGAAAGGTTATTGTCAGTTGATAATCGTCTAACAGAAATTAAATTTTTAATGATGTGTGGAACATGAAGAATATTACGTAAGACAAAAGGACGGGGTGGAAAATTTAGAGAGGTGTGTCCAACACCTCAAATTGGAATAGATTGGCCATTACCAACAAATACTTTAGATCCCCGTAGAGGAAAATAAGATGTTAGATTACCTGAACTAGAAGCCATGTGAGAGGTAGCCCATGTGTCCATATACCATGTATCTTCCGGAGGGTTTAGCGTCATAGTGTGTAAAGCACCTTCAAGGTCCGTAGGCAGTAACCAGTCGAACCACTTGCAACAGAATGGGCCTGAGCAGTAGGCCGAGGGCCCAATAAACCTGCCTGCGTGGATGGGGGCCGAGTCCATGAAGTTGTTGGGTAAGGACAAGGTGGATAATAGGCCCAATGAGGTTGTTGAGGGTAAGCCCAAGATGGAGGAGTAGCCCAAGTGTTTGCTTGATTATTCTGATAGTTGCGATTGCCTCGTCCCCGAGTACCCGAACAACCACGATAATTACCTCTGTTGTTACCACGACCTCGATAATTGTTACCATGATAAGGTTGAGGTTGTGTAAAGTTTGGAGCTGCTGTTGTGGGCGGTTTAGCGTGAGTATTCGGTGTAGCGGTGGAGATTAAAGCCGCATCTGGAGGAGATACATGGATGGTAGACTCATGTTGCTTGCCTTTGCGTGTTTCTTCTAATAAAAGCATGGATCTGGCCTGGTAGAAGGTGGGTAACGGATTGATATGAGCAAGCTGCGAGCGAATGAAATCGAAACTTTCATTAAGGCCAGCGATTAATTGTAGCACCATTCTTTCATCCGAGACTTTGTCATCAACATTAGCAAGTTGATCTGCGATTGATTTTATCTCCTGGCAGTATGAAGAGACGTCCGTAAAGCTGTCCAGTTTAATGTTGTTAAACTGATGTTGGAGATACAAAGCACGTGAGCTTCGATTATCCTGGAAAATATTCTTGATCCGTAGCCAAGTAGCCGCTGCGGATGACCCAGCTTGAAAGATGGTGTTAAGTAAATCAAGCGAAACTGTTCCATGGATCCAGCTTAATACAAGAGCATTGAGGCGTACCCAAACAGCTTGATCAGCAATATTATCACTAGTAATAGTAGAAGAGGATTCAGAATCGGTCGAAGGGGTAAGGTGATCCAAAACTCCATATGC
This genomic interval carries:
- the LOC139900423 gene encoding uncharacterized protein, encoding MSDNTKIHPAFTVSNIKDHVPITLELNTPHYNTWSELFKITCTAYGVLDHLTPSTDSESSSTITSDNIADQAVWVRLNALVLSWIHGTVSLDLLNTIFQAGSSAAATWLRIKNIFQDNRSSRALYLQHQFNNIKLDSFTDVSSYCQEIKSIADQLANVDDKVSDERMVLQLIAGLNESFDFIRSQLAHINPLPTFYQARSMLLLEETRKGKQHESTIHVSPPDAALISTATPNTHAKPPTTAAPNFTQPQPYHGNNYRGRGNNRGNYRGCSGTRGRGNRNYQNNQANTWATPPSWAYPQQPHWAYYPPCPYPTTSWTRPPSTQAGLLGPRPTAQAHSVASGSTGYCLRTLKVLYTL